DNA sequence from the bacterium genome:
CCGGTGGGCGACTTCGACCTCTTCAACGGCATCCTGCTGACGCTGTGGAAGGAGTTCGGCGACGAGGGCGTGGCCGCCGTGGGGCGCAACCTGCTCGCGGGCATGCACCCGAGCCAGGCCGCGGGCCGCTTCGCGCCCAAGGGCGGCGCCGGGCCCATGGTCTCGGTGATCCCGTACTTCTTCTCGAAGATGGCCCAGTTCAACCCCAACGCCGAGATCGTCTGGCCGCGGGACGGGGCCATCGTCAGCCCGATCTTCATGCTGCTGAAGCGGAGCGCCCCGCCGGCGGCCCGGCGCCTGGCGGAGTTCTTCGCCAGCCGCGAGGTGGGGGAGATCATGGCCCACCGGGGGCTCTTCCCCAGCTGCCACCCCGAGGTGGAGAACAAGGTGCCCGCCGAGGCGCCCCTGATGTGGCTGGGCTGGGACTTCATCCGCGAACACGACCTGGGCGAGCTCATTCCCCGGGTGAACGCCGTCTTCCGGGACGCGGGGGCGCCGGCATGAGATTCGTCACCGTCAGCGGCCCGCCCAGCGCGGGCAAGACCGCCGTCATCGTCAAGACCCTCGAGCACCTGCAGCGCGAGGGCGCGCCGGTGGGCGTCGTGAAGTTCGACTGCCTGTACACCGACGACGACGAGCTCTACCGCAGCCGCGGCATCAAGGTGCGCAAGGGCCTCGCGGGCGCCCTCTGCCCGGACCACTACTTCGTGTCGAACGTCGAGGAGTGCGTGCAGTGGGGCCTGGCCGAGGACCTGAGCGTGCTCGTGAGCGAGAGCGCCGGCCTGTGCAACCGCTGCTCGCCGCACATCCGCGAGATCCTGGCCGTGTGCGTCATCGACAACCTCAGCGGCATCAACACGCCGAGGAAGATCGGGCCCATGCTCAAGGCCGCCGACGTGGTCGTGATCACCAAGGGCGACATCGTCAGTCAGGCCGAGCGCGAGGTCTTCGCGGCGCGGGTGCACGCGGTGAACCCGAAGGCGCGCATCCTGCACGTGAACGGCATCACGGGCCAGGGCAGCTTCGAGCTGAGCACCCTGTGGCGCGATTCGGCCGAGACGGCGACGGTGCAGGGGCAGCGCCTGCGCTTCAGCATGCCGGCCGCGCTGTGCTCGTACTGCCTGGGCGAGACGCGCATCGGGTCGGACTTCCAGATGGGCAACGTGCGCAAGATGGATCTCGGCGCGGGCGGCGACCTGCCGGACGGGGCCAAGACCGACGGCGGACCGCAGGAGCTCGGAGGGATGCCGTGAGCCGCGACCTGCGCACCCTGACCGTGGGCGAACTGCTCACCCGTTGGCCCTTCGCCGACGGGCATCTGGCCGGCAGCAGCCATCCGGACGTGGCCGACAGGCCCGATGTCGTGGTGGGGCATCTGCTCGACACCGACGCCCTGGTCGCCCTCGACGCCTTCATCGGCGAGATGGAGGAATTCCTGGGCACGGCGGAAGAGAAGGTCACCGAGATCGCCATCACCGGCGGCCGGGCCAAGGACGGCTCACCGGAAGCCGTGGCCGCGCTGACCGTCCGCGTCGGCGAGGTCGTGTGCATCGTCGGCCCCACCGGCAGCGGCAAGAGCCGGTTGCTGGCCGACATCGAGTGGGTCGCCCGCGGCGACACGCCCACCGGCCGCCACGTCACCATCAACGGCGCCGTGCCCGACGACCGCTGGCGCTTCGACCCCCAGCACAAGCTCGTGGCCCAGCTCTCGCAGAACATGAACTTCGTCATGGACCTGTCGGTGCGCGAGTTCCTGGCCCTGCACGCCGAGTCGCGGCAGGCCGCCGCGCCCGGGGAAAAGATCGCGCGCATCTGGGAGTGGGCCAACGAGCTGGCCGGCGAACCCTTCGCCCTGGATACCCCGGTGACCAGCCTCTCGGGCGGCCAGTCGCGCGCCCTGATGATCGCCGACACGGCGGTGCTGAGCGCGAGCCCGGTGGTGCTCATCGACGAGATCGAGAACGCGGGCATCGACCGGCGGCAGGCCCTGGAGATCCTCATCCGCGAGGAGAAGATCGTGCTCATGGCGACCCATGATCCGATCCTGGCGCTGATGGGCGACCGGCGCGTGGTGATCGAGGGCGGGGCCATGCGCCGGGTGATCGAGCCCAGCCCGGCCGAGCGCGCCAACCTCGACGAGCTGCGGGCCCTCGACGCGCGGCTGATGGGGCTGCGCGAGCGGCTGCGGCGGGGCGAGCGGCTGGACGAGATCTGAGCGCACCGGGCGGCGCCCGTCCCGCCGGCCTACTTCACCAGCGTCATGCGCCCCCGGGCTTCGTGCTCCGGGGTGTGCAGGCGGTACAGGTACACGCCGGACGCGGCCTGGCGGCCGTGGGCGTCCTTCCCGTCCCACAGGACCTCGTTGCGACCGGCCCGACCGGGGGCCGCGTCCTGCAGAGTGCGCACCAGGCGCCCGGCCACGTCGTAGACGCGCAGGGTGACCGGCGCCGCGGTGGGCAGGTCGAAGGCGATGGTGGTCATCGGGTTGAAGGGGTTGGGCGAGGCGCCGTGCAGGGCGAAGACCCAGGTCGTGCCGGGAACGTCGGTCACGTTGCCGGGGCCGCCCCCGTTCCAGGCCTGGGTGAAGATCTCGTGTTCGTCGCCGGGCGTGGCGGCGAGGTCGCCCGACCAGGTGATCAGCCGCGACCCGAAGTCCGTGTTCTGGGCGATGGCCGGCCGGCCGCCGCCGGGCACCGGTTCGAGGGACGGATCCATGAAGCCGACCAGGAACGCGTCCGGTTCGGCCGGAGCGCCCGCGGCATCGAAGAGGCCACCGACGACCTCGAAATTCCAGGGGGGCGTGGGCCCGATGACCTCGGCCCGCCAGGACACGAACCAGCCACCGTCGAGCGGGTCGACGGCGATGGCGGGGTAGGTCGATTCGGGAATCACCCAGCCTCCGGGAGCCGTGTCGGCCGAGAGGTCGAGGCGGGTGCCGGACCGCGTCCCGTCCGGGTTCAGGCGCTGGCCGTAGACGGCGCGGGGCGTGCCGTCGTTGTGGAGCCCGTCCCAGACACAGACCAGTTCGCCGGTGCCCTCGGCCCACACGAGATCGGGGTGGCGGGCGGTGTAGACGTCGTCGAAGGTGGTGCCCATCTCGCTCACCAGGACGCCCACCCCGTCGGGCACGTCGGCCGAGATGCCGTACATGAAGATCTCCGGCGTGTGCACGCCGTCGTCGACGATGTCGCCCTCGAAGGCCACGAACCAGCGGTCGGTGCCGGGCCGGACCGCGACGGACGGCGCCAGCGCGTCGTTGCCGGCGGCGTCGGGGCCGGCGTAGGAGATGCGGAAGTCGTTGGCGCCGGTCTCGGCACCCGCACCGCCGGCCACGAGCTGCCCGTAGATCTCGAAGCGGCCGTTGCCCAGCAGGCCCGTGTCGTCGTCGCCGGCCCAGACGACCACGTAGGCGTCCAGGTCGGGGTGCCAGGCCACGTCCGGCGTGACGGCGTCGAACGCGGGGTCGGCGTCGCCGGCGCCCATGTCGCTCAGCCGGACGGGGGCGCCGAGCAGGTCGCCGTCCGAACCGACCAGGCGGCCGAGGATCTCATAGGCGCCGGGGTGGGCGCCGTCACCCGACCACACGACGAGGAAGCGGCCGCGGCCGGGGTCGGCGGCCACGGCCGGCTGGCGGTGGTCCGAGCCGGGAGCCCCGTCCGGGCTGATGCGGAAGGGCGCACCGAAGGGCGTGCCGCCGGCGCCGGTCAGCACCTGGCCCCAGATGTGGAAGTCGCCGTCGGTCTCGTCGGCCGACCAGACGGCGAGATAGCGCTGGCTCGAGCCCTCGTAGGCCACCGCAGGCGTGAAGGCGTCGGTGGCGGTCGTGCCGGGGGCGCCCGTGTGGCTGATCTGCTGGTCGTCGGGCCCGATCTCGTCGGCCAGGGCGGCACCGGCTCCCAGGACGAGCAGCAGGGCGATCAAGAGGCGGAGGCGGGTCACGGCGGACATGGGCGGCCTTCCGGATGGGGGACGCATCAGACGATGCGGGTGAACACGGCCTCGAGTTCCCGGCACCGACCGTCCGGACCGACGGCCGAAAAGCCGATCGCCTCGCAGTCGAGTTCGTCGGCGTGCAGGCGGTAGTCGCCGCCGGGTGTCGCGGGATCGTCCGGGCGGACGAGCAGCGACATCTGCTCGGTGGTCGGGGCGCCGCGGCGACCGGGCCGGCGGCGGCTGTTCACGGCGGTGACGAGCGCCCCGTGGCGGGTGCCGTCGGGAGCGACGAGGGTGATCCTCCGGCCGGCGAGCGGGGCCAGCACGGCGGCGTCGATCGCGGCGACGTCGAGCCGGCGGCGCACCGGGCCGGCGAGGCCGAACCCGAGCCCGGTCGCGGCGGCCAGGCCGCCGAGCGTCCCCACGAACTGGCGTCGTGTCATCATGGTCGGGCCGCCTTTCGTCAGCTGCGCGAGGGGTAGATGCCCACCAGGGCGATGACGAAGTTCATCACGAGGCTCGGCGGCATGTTGTAGACCGGCTGGACGCCGCCCGCCGGATCGATCTGCACGCTGCCGGCGGCCATGGTCGCGCCGCCGCTGCCGGCGTAGGGCTGCATCGGCTCCTCCGTCCGGGCGACGAAGGCGCCGGTGGGGTCGCTGCGGTCGCCCTCGGTCGTGGCGCACGCCAGGTGGGCGCCGTGGGTGTGATTCGGCATCTGGTCGGTGGTCAGGACGTTGTACTCGATTCCGAGAACCTCGCCGACCGTGCGTGGGCTCAGGCCCGGACCCGACCCCCGGTGCATCGGGGCGCGGCCCCGCAGGTCCGGCAGGGCGAAGTTGGTCGTCCCGTTGCCGCCGTAGTAGGTGCCGATCAGCGAGAACAGGGCCGAATTCTGGGCGATGGACAGCAGCTGGCCGTCGCAGAAGGCCCAGCCCGTCGGGGCGAAGTTGAAGCCGACGATCTTGATCTCACCGATGAACGGATCGGACATGGCGGGGCGCTCCTTGGACGGGATGACGGGCTCGGGCCACGTCCCCGCGAGGCCGAGAGACGTGACGGCCTGATTGTACCACAAAAAGAGTCCGGTTTACGAGAGAGGATCGCAGGCCAGCAGATCGTACATCTCGCCGGTCTCGACGACGCGGAAGCCGAGGCGCTCGTAGAGGCGGCGGGCGGGATTCGTGCGTTCGACGTGGATCCGCACGGCCAGACCCGCGGCGGCCGCCTCGGCCAGGATGTCGGCCATGATGCGGCCGCCGAGGCCCTGGCCGCGTTCGGCCGCGAGCAGCGCGATGTCGACGACCCGGATCTCGCCGTCGAGCCGGGCCCGGTAGAGGCGCCCGACGGGCCGGCCGGCGCGCTCGATGACCAGGAACGCGCAGCCCGGATAGTGGGCGCGGTAGTGGGCGTCCTGGGCGGCGAACTGGCTGCGGCAGAAGGCCAGCTTCGCGTCGGCGGACCAGCCGGTGACGGCCAGCTCGTCGGCGCGCGCTTCGGCGTAGACCCGCTCGAGGAAGGGGCGGTCGGCCGCCGTGGCCGGGCGCAGGGTGAAGGAGGCCGGCGCGCTCATCCGAAGACGGCCTCGTAGACCGGGGCGGGGCCCGCGGCCATGATCCGGGTCAGGAAGAGCCCCGCAAACGGCGTCTCGGGATGGTCGAGGTCGTGCATGCCCTGGGTGAGGACCGGTTCGGTGGGACCGGTGAAGCGCAGGGAGAAGGGGCGGTCGGCTCCCGACGCGTCGGCCGGATCGCGGCGGCCCGGTTCGGCCGCGACCAGGCGCAAC
Encoded proteins:
- a CDS encoding phage tail protein, with translation MSDPFIGEIKIVGFNFAPTGWAFCDGQLLSIAQNSALFSLIGTYYGGNGTTNFALPDLRGRAPMHRGSGPGLSPRTVGEVLGIEYNVLTTDQMPNHTHGAHLACATTEGDRSDPTGAFVARTEEPMQPYAGSGGATMAAGSVQIDPAGGVQPVYNMPPSLVMNFVIALVGIYPSRS
- a CDS encoding GNAT family N-acetyltransferase; translated protein: MSAPASFTLRPATAADRPFLERVYAEARADELAVTGWSADAKLAFCRSQFAAQDAHYRAHYPGCAFLVIERAGRPVGRLYRARLDGEIRVVDIALLAAERGQGLGGRIMADILAEAAAAGLAVRIHVERTNPARRLYERLGFRVVETGEMYDLLACDPLS
- a CDS encoding ATP-binding cassette domain-containing protein; translation: MEEFLGTAEEKVTEIAITGGRAKDGSPEAVAALTVRVGEVVCIVGPTGSGKSRLLADIEWVARGDTPTGRHVTINGAVPDDRWRFDPQHKLVAQLSQNMNFVMDLSVREFLALHAESRQAAAPGEKIARIWEWANELAGEPFALDTPVTSLSGGQSRALMIADTAVLSASPVVLIDEIENAGIDRRQALEILIREEKIVLMATHDPILALMGDRRVVIEGGAMRRVIEPSPAERANLDELRALDARLMGLRERLRRGERLDEI